The Reichenbachiella carrageenanivorans region AGTCTTAGAGAATATATAAAAACCCATCATGATTAATCATGATGGGTTTTCTTGTTTGCGTCTATTGCTTCTTAGTTATTTCCTTCCTTTAGTTGGTTCAAGTCAAATTCATTGAGGAATTTTCGAGCTTCGTTGAGGTTTTGGAATTCAAAATTTTGACTGCCACCTCCTGTGGTTAAAATTTCTATCTTGATGGCAAGAATGCGAGGGTCGTTGTGTAATGGGTCGTCTACAAATTGAGTAGCGTCGGTGATTTTGAAATCGCTGGCGGATTTTTGTGTAGATAGTTTTACCGTCCTTCTTTTGATACGTTTGCAATAAGAGCATTTATAATGTTTAATTAATTCGCCCTCTTCATTGTCGGAGGCTTCTTGTGTGATCTCTTCTTTTTCTAGCTTCAAAGTCTGAAATCCACAACGGTCGCATTCGAGTGCATGAAGCCGGCCTTCGTATTTTTCAATAAGGGTGTCTCCAGTTTCTACATCGATCCACACATCATAATCTACCGAAAACACATTTTCTTCTGCTTGCATACCCTCGTCGAGATAGGCGTCTTCTTCCTCTTCGCTGAGCAGTTTCATCTTGTTGCCAGATTTGGGGTTTATCCTCGGTGCGTATCGGTGATATTTTAGTCGTCTGGCTTGTTGAGAGGGGTAGTAAAATTTAAGCATTAAGACGGCTACATATCCATACAATACGCCAATACAAAGTGCTATAAACAACCGGATCCAGAACCACATAAAAGAATGCGTAAGGCCTTCTGCTGCGTAGGTGTTGCAAATAAAAAATATGGCAGCAGCGATTGAAATATGCATGCTTAGCAGGTAGCTGTATTCGCGTTTGCTGATGAGGTCATATTTTTCTTTATGTGTTTTGGTGCGAACCAGTTTGATTTTAAAGGTTATAAATATTAAAATCCCTACGGTTATCGCTATCGGAGATAGGATAAACATGGTGGAGTTCCAGTTGATTAAAAAATTTACGATTGATTGGCTCATTGTGTCGTTAGAATTAAGTGGTTTTGTAGTTAAGTGTCAAGTTATGATTGACCCCAAATGGAATAGGATCAACATAAAGATAGAAAAAAATATGTGCCGAGAAGATTAGGATTGTCGTATTTCGATACTTAGGGTATTGTTGTTCGTATGGATTTATAAGAGGTGTTTCTCAATTAACCGCTTTAATTTTTTAGTGCTTAATTGTTTTTTAGAAGTGATGGAATCAAATTTTTAGATTGTTTATGATATGATGTCCTGCTTAGCGTACTATCAATTTTCAAATTACCACCCCTAACCTTATATTTGAAAAAACAGATGCTACGATTAAATTACATTAGTTGTAAGATTGTTGGGTTAGATTGTGAAATATTGTTAGTGGCACGGAATTTTCTTGAAAAAGGTGTTGTTCAATTTTTAAATAGTATTTAACCTGTCAAAAGTGAAGCAAAGAGTTATCGGTATTGGGTTCTTGTTAGTTTGTTTGGGTAGTTGTATCCAAATAGAAAACACGAATGATACTCAGGTCAAAAAATCTATCGTTACCGATGTGTCAGACTTGGGGGTAGATGTCGTTTCTGAATCTGAGCATGAGGCCATTTCGTTACTAGGAAAGAAGCTTTACGCACCCATCATTCCCTCATCTGTATTAGAGAAAAGAAAGAAGGAATTGGCGCAAGCCGAAGAGAATTTTAGTAGCCATCCCGATAGCTTAGCCAACATCATATGGTATGGACGCCGGTTGGCATATCTCTATCAATACAAGCATGCCATCCAGATATATACTTTGGGGCTCAATAAATTTCCTGAATCGTATAAGCTATATAGGCATAGAGGACATAGGTATTTGACACTTCGTTATTTTGACAAGGCTATTCAGGATTTGGAAAAGGCGGTTTTTTATTCGCGTAACTCTCCAAACGAAATGGAAAGTGATGGACTGCCCAACAGAAGAAATATCCCTAGAAATTCTGTACATTTCAATATTTGGTATCACTTAGGGATGGCTTATTACATGAAGGGAAATTATGATAAAAGTGTGTCTGCTTATAAGGCATGTATCTCTATAGCCGACAACGACGACATGCTTGTAGCAGCCACTGATTGGCTCTATATGACCTATCGAAAAACGGGAAATATAGCAGCAGCAGAGGCATTGTTAGCGCCGATCAAAACCAGAATGAATGTGATCGAAAACTATGCTTATCACAATAGACTCCTGATGTATAAGGGTATTAAAAAGCCAGAACAATTATTTGATCCTAGTAAAGGATCAGACATGGCCATAGATGATGTGACCATAGGCTATGGCGTTGGCAATTGGTACTACTATAATGGCAATACGGATAAGGCCTTGGCTATTTTCAATCAAATGATGGAAAGCCCCTACTGGCAGGCTTTTGGATATATCGCAGCGGAGGTAGAGTTGTCCAATTTGGGTAATGGTTCTTAACCAATCTCTATTTTTACATCGTCGCTTTCTGGATGCCCCACACATAGGAGTACATATCCTTCCGCTTTTTCCTCATCAGATAATCCATCGTCTTCGTCCATTTTGATAGAGCCCTCTAGGCA contains the following coding sequences:
- a CDS encoding tetratricopeptide repeat protein; the protein is MKQRVIGIGFLLVCLGSCIQIENTNDTQVKKSIVTDVSDLGVDVVSESEHEAISLLGKKLYAPIIPSSVLEKRKKELAQAEENFSSHPDSLANIIWYGRRLAYLYQYKHAIQIYTLGLNKFPESYKLYRHRGHRYLTLRYFDKAIQDLEKAVFYSRNSPNEMESDGLPNRRNIPRNSVHFNIWYHLGMAYYMKGNYDKSVSAYKACISIADNDDMLVAATDWLYMTYRKTGNIAAAEALLAPIKTRMNVIENYAYHNRLLMYKGIKKPEQLFDPSKGSDMAIDDVTIGYGVGNWYYYNGNTDKALAIFNQMMESPYWQAFGYIAAEVELSNLGNGS